Proteins from one Candidatus Niyogibacteria bacterium CG10_big_fil_rev_8_21_14_0_10_46_36 genomic window:
- a CDS encoding DNA helicase RecG: MAGFLFVFSWSFTHYEEMNSPLAKHITVRPQHERALSHLGIKTVRDMLYHFPIRYKSFADQKAIADLSEGDEATIQGRVIHAKAQKTWKKKINIAETIVSDGTGSIRIVWFNQPYMANILSKGALHTFSGKVGCDKKGLVMANPRYESITKFSKEKDLIIEDGDKLTPFYPETKGISSRWMSFAIQKLFRAMQDGVITTQDTLPDYIRERYKLPEITQALHAIHMPKKRAHIETAQKRFAFEEIFYIQLLRQQERALREAHPSYIIEAPQETLAPFLESLPFTLTGAQKSAVDAVFKNLANTSPMARLLEGDVGSGKTVVAAAAINAVTDAGMQAAFMAPTEVVARQHYQELQTLFKEKRLKLGLITSSECRKFPSKVSYEPDTHISKSQLLTWVASGEIDILVGTHALIQKNVTFKTLALAVIDEQHRFGIKQRAKLASRANEKIPHLLSMTATPIPRTLALTIYGDLDLTLLDEMPPGRKPIQTSIVEKEKRQDAYDFMKKELHAGRQAYVVCPRIEEEAKTDNPLFLDMKSVKAEYKKLKKDIFPEFEIGMLHGQLTPKEKEKTMREFREGKIQVLVATSVIEVGVNVPNATIMMIEGAERFGLAQLHQLRGRVLRGTHQPYCFVFTDSASDKTKERMHALIKAKNGFELAEYDLQFRGAGELTGTKQWGISDVGMMALQNLKMVEAARSEAQTLLKQDAKLASHPILKEKLQNLAQESLIHFE; the protein is encoded by the coding sequence ATGGCGGGTTTTTTGTTTGTCTTTTCGTGGAGTTTTACGCATTATGAAGAGATGAATAGCCCGCTTGCAAAACATATTACCGTAAGACCGCAACATGAGCGGGCGCTTTCGCATTTGGGCATAAAAACGGTGCGCGACATGCTCTATCACTTCCCTATCCGGTACAAATCGTTTGCCGACCAAAAAGCAATCGCCGATCTTTCTGAAGGCGATGAAGCAACAATACAAGGGCGTGTTATACATGCAAAAGCACAAAAAACCTGGAAGAAAAAAATAAACATCGCCGAAACAATCGTATCGGACGGCACGGGTTCCATACGGATTGTATGGTTTAACCAGCCGTACATGGCAAATATTCTTTCAAAGGGCGCTCTGCATACTTTTTCGGGCAAAGTCGGGTGCGACAAAAAAGGGCTCGTTATGGCAAACCCCCGCTACGAGAGCATTACAAAATTCTCAAAAGAAAAAGACCTTATCATTGAAGACGGCGACAAGTTAACACCATTTTATCCCGAAACAAAAGGAATATCCTCGCGCTGGATGTCATTTGCAATTCAAAAGCTTTTCCGCGCGATGCAAGACGGCGTAATCACAACACAAGACACGCTCCCTGACTACATCCGCGAACGCTACAAGCTGCCTGAAATTACTCAAGCCCTCCACGCAATCCACATGCCAAAAAAGCGCGCGCACATTGAAACTGCCCAAAAACGCTTTGCGTTTGAGGAGATATTTTACATACAATTATTGCGCCAGCAAGAACGCGCCCTACGCGAAGCGCATCCGTCCTACATTATAGAAGCACCTCAAGAGACCTTAGCGCCCTTCCTTGAGTCGCTCCCCTTTACGCTTACAGGCGCCCAAAAAAGCGCGGTTGATGCCGTTTTTAAAAACCTCGCAAACACATCTCCCATGGCGCGGCTCCTTGAAGGAGACGTCGGATCAGGAAAGACCGTAGTGGCAGCCGCCGCCATAAACGCAGTAACTGACGCGGGGATGCAAGCAGCATTTATGGCGCCGACCGAGGTTGTCGCGCGCCAGCATTACCAAGAACTCCAAACGCTCTTCAAAGAAAAGCGGTTAAAGCTCGGGCTTATCACCTCGTCTGAATGCCGCAAATTCCCTTCAAAAGTAAGCTACGAACCCGATACGCACATTTCTAAAAGCCAGCTCTTAACATGGGTGGCATCGGGCGAAATAGACATTCTTGTGGGAACGCACGCGCTCATCCAAAAAAATGTAACATTCAAAACGCTTGCGCTTGCGGTAATAGACGAACAGCACCGCTTCGGCATCAAACAGCGGGCAAAGCTCGCAAGCCGCGCAAACGAAAAGATACCTCATTTATTGAGCATGACCGCAACCCCGATACCGCGGACTCTCGCACTCACCATTTACGGCGACCTGGACCTGACACTCTTAGACGAAATGCCTCCGGGGAGAAAACCGATACAAACATCCATAGTAGAAAAAGAAAAGCGGCAGGACGCCTACGATTTTATGAAAAAAGAACTACACGCGGGGAGGCAAGCGTATGTCGTATGCCCCCGCATTGAGGAAGAGGCGAAAACCGACAATCCCCTCTTTTTGGATATGAAGTCCGTCAAAGCGGAATACAAGAAACTCAAAAAAGATATTTTCCCCGAGTTTGAAATAGGGATGCTCCACGGGCAATTAACTCCGAAAGAAAAAGAAAAAACAATGAGAGAATTCCGTGAAGGCAAGATACAGGTACTTGTTGCGACATCTGTTATTGAAGTGGGTGTTAATGTCCCGAACGCGACCATTATGATGATTGAGGGCGCGGAGCGGTTCGGACTTGCCCAGCTCCATCAATTGCGCGGACGGGTGTTGCGGGGCACGCACCAGCCGTATTGTTTTGTGTTTACCGATTCCGCATCCGACAAAACAAAAGAGCGCATGCACGCACTCATCAAAGCAAAAAATGGTTTTGAGCTTGCCGAGTACGACTTGCAATTCCGTGGGGCGGGCGAACTTACGGGCACCAAACAATGGGGTATTTCGGATGTCGGCATGATGGCTCTTCAAAATCTCAAAATGGTAGAAGCAGCCCGCAGCGAAGCCCAAACTCTTTTAAAGCAAGACGCAAAGCTCGCCTCCCACCCCATCCTCAAAGAAAAACTCCAAAACCTCGCACAAGAAAGCCTTATTCATTTTGAATAA